The Chelonoidis abingdonii isolate Lonesome George chromosome 21, CheloAbing_2.0, whole genome shotgun sequence genome contains a region encoding:
- the HEXIM1 gene encoding protein HEXIM1, translated as MGTKDRTFRDTHTERKGAVRLLTFVLSEPLEGRLEPFMFKTPGKTMPAGRRPASGAEQQAEQSACQASPPAGARQGEGRPEGGGEWAAEEEQPPADGQRAGPRPAAQCQGNAGPGGHRDRPPGGGEEEGRQRQLGKKKHRRRPSKKKRHWKPYYKLTWEEKKLFDERQSQRASRLRAEMFAKGQPVAPYNTTQFLMEDHDQEEPDLKTGLYPKRTAVKSDDTSQEDFLEEAVDEDGGSDGMGGDGSEFLQRDFSETYERYHVESLQNMSKQELIKEYLELEKCLSRMEDENNRLRLESKKFVGGSAEDPRVRELELELDRLRAENLKLLKENELHRQQEKSLSKFGE; from the exons ATGGGGACGAAAGATAGGACATTCCGCGACACGCACACTGAGAGAAAGGGGGCCGTACGGCTACTGACTTTTGTCCTTAGCGAGCCCCTTGAAGGTCGCTTGGAGCCGTTCATGTTTAAGACCCCTGGAAAAACCATG CCGGCCGGGAGGCGGCccgcgagcggagccgagcagcaGGCGGAGCAGAGCGCGTGTCAGGCTTCCCCGCCCGCCGGGGCACGCCAGGGCGAGGGCCGCCCGGAGGGGGGCGGAGAATGGGCCGCCGAGGAGGAGCAGCCTCCCGCGGACGGACAAAGAGCCGGGCCCCGGCCGGCCGCCCAGTGCCAGGGCAACGCCGGGCCGGGGGGCCACAGGGACCGGCCCCCCGGGGGGGGCGAGGAGGAAGGGCGGCAGCGGCAGCTGGGCAAGAAGAAGCACAGGCGGCGCCCCTCCAAGAAGAAGCGGCACTGGAAGCCCTATTACAAGCTCACCTGGGAGGAGAAGAAGTTGTTCGATGAGAGGCAAAGCCAGCGGGCTTCCAGGCTCAGGGCGGAGATGTTCGCCAAGGGGCAGCCGGTGGCGCCTTACAACACCACCCAGTTCCTGATGGAGGATCATGACCAGGAGGAGCCGGATCTTAAGACTGGCCTTTACCCCAAGAGAACTGCAGTGAAGTCAGATGATACCAGCCAGGAAGATTTCCTGGAGGAGGCAGTAGACGAGGACGGGGGCAGCGACGGGATGGGAGGCGACGGCAGTGAGTTTCTCCAGAGGGATTTCTCAGAGACTTACGAGAGGTACCATGTGGAGAGCCTGCAGAACATGAGCAAGCAGGAGCTGATCAAGGAGTACTTGGAGCTGGAAAAATGCCTTTCCAGGATGGAAGATGAGAACAACAGGCTGAGGCTGGAAAGCAAAAAATTTGTGGGGGGCTCCGCAGAGGATCCTAGGGTAAGAGAACTAGAGCTGGAACTGGACAGGTTGAGAGCTGAGAACCTGAAGCTGTTGAAAGAGAATGAACTTCACAGACAACAGGAGAAATCTCTTTCCAAGTTTGGAGAGTGA